aaaaaatgaaagaaagtgaATTCTTGATTATTAAAGAATGTTTAGAAATTACTGTATAATacaagccaaaaataaaaaaaatgtttattaataCTACCACGCACCCTTAGCGCGATGGTCAcctcacaagtataagtgcttacgGGGTATGGGGGTAAGGGtcgggattcaagtctccagaagagagtttcacacacatatacacttagattagattagagtagaattctatatttctcaaaaaagaaaaaaaaaagtttaaactagagtagaattttatctatctataaaaaataaaaaaataaaaaatgtttaggttagagtagaattctatctatttcaaaaaaaaaaaatgtttgttaattattaattttcaaatgcaTTGTTACTATTAGAGCATGaattctttatttgttttgtgaaaGGGTATTTGATTTCTCTTCTTCCAATGTCCtgcaaatcttttttttttttaaggaaatagcTAGGACTCGTATGCAAAAATGTCCAAGGGCATATCCTATATCAAACATTGGTATAACACCCTAAATAAAGTGTCCatacttcatatatatatatatatatatatatatatatagggaaatGCTAATGGATGCCCTTAGGACAAtggttaataatttaatattttgacagctttttctatttcccataaaagtagtgttaaaactttcctaaaatagattgttaacaaTTGCCCTAAGGCACCTGTTAGGAGTGGCGAAGCTAGGAATTTAGGTTGGGAGGGCaagattgaaagtaaaaaattaatcaacattaataacaaaataaataaacaactatatgtcaattaactacaaatatatatgtcatatcattaaaataaagaaaaaaattacaatttatgattaaaaataatcaaattaagagatcattataaatacaaatagtttaaacatataatttgaattataaatttatggTTAAAAATAGTCAAATCAAGATATCTATCTAAATATAAACagtttaaacatataatttgattcttcaaaaaattaaataaataaatcaatcaaaacaaaagtATTAAGAGTATGCATACCTATGAATATTTGAATGTGTGAATTAAAAACCCAACTTGTATGCTTTTAAAAACTCCACAAAAACTCTGAAGTCCAAAGAAAGAGACTGGtacaaaaagaaattttttttctttttgatgggaGGCATACTCTGTTTGCATtatatataccttttttttctttttttttcaaagttctATGCTAGTACTGATTTCTATTCCGTGTAGATGTAGCAAAGTTGTTATTTACCAAGTGGGACCCACGGTTTTATATTATAGTTGTAGACTTGTAGTACGTTTTTGTGTTCAAACTACTATTCAATGAATCAatgtagagattttttttttttaatcattactaAGTGGGACCcattggttttatatatagaattgtaGTAGGCGTAGAAGTCTACCACTACTAGGAAAGGTACCGTGAATTCACtgaattgggatttttttttttttttggtttttttgtcttttgtgtcgGGGGAAGGGGGCAAATAAGGTATTTCAggttattataatattattagtcaaaaatttgaaagttcaagGGGTACCTCCCCCCCCTCTCCTTCCGCCTAAGGATGACAATTTTTCCCTATCCCGCTCAACCCTCCCCTCCCCATTTCACCCCACGCGGGTTTTCCCCGCCCtgcaaaggtggtggggtggGGATTGGGCAAGGCTTTAGCCCCACACCACGGGGCGGGGTAAGGATGGGTTTAAACTTTTTAGACCCGCCCCGCCCCGCTCTTCCCCGTCCCGTCCCCGCCCCACCTCATGTtactaagggttataattgtaaatttttcataccctaaaaccctactatttaaacaaacatatcaatattagtctattttattctacccaatgtggttctctgcctttattttgtttttttttttttttttgataataaaaaatgggGGCCTTTATGGTTGTATTATGCCACTCGAGTTAGTATAGACCATATGAGGGACAGGACCCACAAGGACCACCGAGGTACCCACCAAGGCTCAAACCTATGTTCCCCTTAAATCCCTCACACAGCAGCCCACCAACAAGAGCCCGCTGGCAGCGGGAATCAAACCTGGGCTGGTTAGGCGGAGCGAACGAACCTTACCAGCTGAGCCCAGCCCTTGTTGgctgcctttattttgttatgtgttatactatgagatttttttttatttttttttatttttatgattgtcttgttaaacacttagatatattattcaattttttctaaaaattgatttgatttgatgggataaatttagttgtaatttcaagtatatttttattaatgaaataggtttcattaaaaaaattgcactagttgtagggcaaattaacaaaaagtagagttttacggggtggGGCAGGGCTTCGCAAGGCCCTaaggggtggggatggggtgagaaatTTTTCCCCATCATGGGAGGCGGGGTGGAGATGgggcaagacaaaaccatgcaAGGAGgggacgaagaccccatccttcgacCCCACCCCGCCCTATTGCCATCCCTACCTCCGCCCCTGTTAGCATGACCCATATATATAAACCAAGCACACATGAAAAACATTGCAATGTCATTTTTATCCAAAAAGGCCAAGAGGTGTAAGCCATGTGGATAGGCATGGTTGAGATAGGGGCTTACAATCTAGGAAATTTCACATCAGTTGGGTGTGATAAATGAGtgtttttccttgttttgtGCTTGGAGAAACAAAACCACAAgtatttgattaattatttatgattaGATAATAGTGATAATTTATTCTTTCAGGCCGTTATTATAACACCTTATTATCCCATCCAGATCCAGTGTATTGTATTACCAAAGAAGTGCTATGTCCACGATAAGGTTCTTACAAATTATAACTTTTAGCAACTcaaaacactattttatttatcttaacaccccattttacaatacattcaacatcaaaagttttattttagcattcaacatattaaaataatataaacaacacaataaaataatatatccaacacAATAAACAACAACTACAACCATCAACACATttaaatagttatatatatatatatatatatatataactttggAGATCTTTAACACTTTACTATAGCTTAGTTgtcaaaaattttaacaatagcACTCTTGTTTTAGCATGTGCTTTTGGAATGAGTTgctaaaaaatagtttttttttttttttttttagcttttaatatTCACGGTAAGAAAGCTaataaatatagtttttatcaaatcaaaacactactttatctattttaacactcTATTTTATAATAAACCCAATAtcaaaagttttcttttagcattcaacatattaaaataatataaataacataataaaataatatatctaacacaATAAACAACAGATGCCACAATcatcaacacattaaaatacttttttttttttaacactccacatttaaaatttattttttgtttggagttttagggtgtgtttgtttggaggtgaaatagggtAGATGGAAAActttagagagaaaataaaaaataaaacttttttggagtgtgtttAATTGGatggagaggaaggaaaataaatggtgagGTCTGAGTGTTTTCTCTCCAAACctaccaaaaagttttctccccaaaatgggGAGAAAACTGAAGGGAGAAAATAGGTTGCTCAATGGACGAAAATGGCCATGTGCATTTCCATTGTTGCACATGAGCAATTCAACcaattcctttttttctttttcttttttgtgcttTCTTGTGCATGTTgcctcttccttttttctttcttttttttcttttccttcccagacgttgcttttttttttttttttttttttttttttacgttctttttttgatttcctAGGCTGTGGATgtgatagttttttctttttttttttggtttaactagacatgatttttattttttaataaattgggtgattactttttttgtcatttttttgttttaattggccatcattttataacaagggtataagagtaaatttatccaaactcactttttccatccctccacttttttcactcccaatcaaataaaaatgagaaaaattaaaatcttttctatcatCCCACTTTTTCATTCTCGTATCATTTGTTATCCTTCCATTTTTTCACTCTTCTAACCAAAAAGAACCTTAACTACAAGTGAGCTCAAACTCAAATTGTTTTAACTTTGCCGAAGTTGTTTTTAGGGAATTGGTTGCTAAATTCACTTATACTGAAATTAGTCAATTTAGCAATCTTATCGAGATGCTCTGAATGCTCAAGATGAGAGCCAAATTTTCAAAAGACTGTTACAGCACGTGGGAACCATCATAGCCATCAGTAAAGACTGAAGAGACACGTATTTATTGTGCTTCCTTCCTAGAAGGTGCGGTGCCCTATAACTCTCAGCTCACCTAGCACATTGgatcaaaatttcaaaccctcCAGTAGAGTGCTAATCATGCTGCTCATACTCTAGCTAGGTGGTCCCTTGATAGTTCTTTTTTTGGCTCTTTTGATCAGGGGTTCAGCCCACCTAGTTTTGCTAATCTCATCTTGGTGGAAGTTGCCTAGGCtgtgttgttgttttttctttctggtaataaaagttttctttcacacaaaaaagaaagaaaaaggtaatGACTTTTGCCTCACACGCTTAATAGTCAACAAAGAAGCGGTTGAAGAGTTTACaacaaacattttcacaaaatatctGTTTCTTGTGTGGAGTTCATTTCACCGGTTTGCTTTCTCTTGCCTTTGTCTTAAACTTAATTTTCACAATTCACATCTACACAAAGAAGAAATTATGGCAGGGGTCTTCCTAGGAGAAGCGCTTGTATCTGCAATCATTGAGGTGGTGGTAGAAAGAGTGGCTTTTCCTGAGGTTTTAGACTATTTCAAAGGAAGGAAGCTTGATGGGTTGCTAAGAAAGTTGAAGCTAGTGCTGTTGTCTGCTAATGCTGTGCTCACTGATGCAGAGGAGAAGCAAATTACAATCCCAGCTGTGAAAGAGTGGCTGGACGAGCTTAAAGATGCTGTTTATGATGCAGAGGATGTCTTGGATGAGATTGCCACTGAAGCCTTGCAATGCAAGTCAGAAGTTAAATCTCAAACCTGCACAAGTAAGGTATGGGACCTCATCTCTCTTTCTGTTATTCCAGTTGACAAACGGATAAAATCAGAGCTAAAAATGATTATTGAAAGATTAGAATATATTACAAAACAAAAGGGTGTCCTTGGTCTGAAAGAAGTTGCTGGTGGAGTACCATCACGACAATTAACAACTTCTTGCCCAGAAGAATATGGTTTGTATGGTAGAGATGTTGATAAGGAGGcaatatttaagttgttgcaatCAGATGAAGCAAGTAGTAGCAATGAAATATGTGTTGTTCCCATTGTTGGTATGGGTGGGATTGGTAAAACAACTCTTGCTCGGCTTGTATACAATGACAACAGAGTAAAGATGAGTTTTGATCTCAAAGCATGGGTTTGTGTCTCTGAAAAATTTGATAGTTTAAGGATAGCAAAAACTATTCTTGAGGAGGTAACTCTATCTGCTTGTgacattcaaaatttgaatttgttgcAAATTAAAATCAGAGAGACCTTGACaggaaagaatttttttctCGTATTAGATGATGTTTGGAATGAGAATTATATTGATTGGGACGAGTTACTCAGAATTTTTAGATGTGGGGCACGAAAGATTCAAATCATTGTTACAACACGCAGTGAAAAAGTAGCAGCAATTATGCACCCTATTTCAACTCATCTTTTAAAGCAATTGTCAGATGAAGAATGCTGGTGGTTATTTGCACAACATGCATTTAAAAATGGAAGCTCCCATGAATATCCAAACCTTGAGGTAATTGGTAAAAGAATTGTCCAGAAATGTAAAGGCTTGCCTTTAGCTGTAAAAACACTTGGGGGTTTGTTACACTCTAAACAAGAACCAAGACAGTGGAATAAAATTCTGAAAAGTGATATATGGGACTTACCAAAAGGTGAAAGTAATATTCTACCAGCTCTAAGATTGAGCTACCACTATCTCCCATCATATCTAAAGCGATGCTTTGCTTATTGCTCAATCTTTCCTAAggattataaattcaaaaaggaggatttggttcAATTGTGGATGGCAGAAGATTTATTGCAGCAATCCAAAGGAAATGGGAGGTTGGAAGAAATAGGTGAACAGTGCTTTGATGATCTAGTATCAAGGTCATTTTTTCAACGATCAGATGACAACAAATCAGTTTTTGTAATGCATGACCTTGTCAATGACTTAGCAAAGTTTATATCTGGAGAATTCTGTTTGAGGTTGGAAattgaagaatcagatgaagCTACAGCAAAGACACGGCATTTGTCATATTTTAGAGCTGAATTTGACACCTCCAAGAAATTTGAGGTCTCCTACAAAGCTAAGGGTTTGCGCACCTTGTTGGCTTTAGAATCCTCGCCATTTTCATTGAGTCAATTTGATTATTTGGCAAACACAGTAACTCATGATTTATTGCAGACATTTAAGTGTGCACGGGTGCTATCATTATCTGGCTATCATAACATAAGAGAGTTACCTGATTCTATTGGCAATTTAAAGCATCTACGTTATTTGAATCTCAACCGCACTTCAATCAAGCGCTTACCTGATTCTATTTGCAATTTGTATAATTTACAAACCTTACTGTTATTCAGATGTACTTTCCTCATTGAGTTGCCTGCCAAAATGGGAAAACTAGTCAACTTACGCCATTTGGATATAATTGGAACAAAGTTGAAAGAGATGCCATTGCAAATGCGTCAACTGAGAAATCTTCAAAAATTAACTGCTTTTGTTGTGGGTGAACACAGTGGGTACAGCATTGGAGAATTAGGAGAGCTTCGACATCTTTCTGGAACATTGTCAATACTTAACTTGCAAGAAATTGATTGTGCTAGAGATGCTATGGAGGCTAAATTGAAGGATAAGAAGTTCTTGTCTGAATTGGTTTTGCAATGGGGTGATGATAGTAAGGATTCCCAAAATGAAAGAAATGTGCTTGAACAGTTCTGTCCTCATACAAACTTGAAAGCTCTCACCATTGAACATTATGGGGGTACAAGATTTCCATTCTGGTTAGGAGATTGTTCATTCTCCAATATGGCGTCCCTTAATCTTGTAAATTGTAAATATTGCTCCCTTTTACCTCCTCTTGGACAGCTTCCTGCCCTTAAGGAGCTCTCAATTGCAGGTTTTCATGAAGTATCACATGTGGACCGTGAGTTCTATGGGAATAGTTCTTCTACAGTTAAGCCATTCAGATCCCTTGAAAAGTTAAGCTTTGCAGAGATGCCAAACTGGCAAGAATGGCTTTTATTTGAAGGTGAAGATGTAGGCGGAGCTTTTTCTACTCTCCAAGAGCTTTGTATAATTAGATGTCCCAAACTAAGCAGTAGCTTGTCTAACCAACTTCCCTCTTTAACCCACCTTACCATTGAAGAATGTCAACAACTTCTTGTGTCACTTCCACTATCTCTGGCCATTCAGGAATTAAACTTAAAAGATTGTAGTAAGGTACTATTGAAAGAATTGCCACCTAAACTGCATAGTCTCACAATTGAAGGATGCCACATACTACAGTCCTTTGTTGAGCTAATGATATCACCTCCACGAGGTTTCCTACTCATTACATTGAAATCACTTACAATCTGTGGTATTTTACAGTTGCCAAGGGGCCATTGCTATCCATCACTTGAAAGATTGAGGCTACGAGGTGGCCATGATTCACTTTGGTCTTTTCCGTTAGAGTTCTATCCAAAGCTCAAATTTCTTGAAATGTATGGATGTGAAAATCTTGAGTCTTTTTCTGTATCAGAGGGATCTCACCTAGATCTTACTTCTCTCACTCTTTTGGAAATCAGGAATTGTCCTAACTTTGTGTCCTTTCCCAATGGAGGACTGTGCGCACCAAACTTGACACAGGTTACCATCATCAATTGTAAAAAGTTAAAGTCCCTACCTGAAAGGATGCATGCTCTCCTCCCATCTCTTGTGGCTTTGAGATTATCACGGTGTCCAGAACTCGAATCATTTCCTGATGATGGTTTGCCCTCTAATTTAAAAGCACTTGCCATCTGCTTCTGTGACAAGCTCTTTTCCCATCGCCTGGAATGGGGTTTGCAAGGTCTTCACTCTCTTAGAAGCTTCCACATTCGTACTAAAGACACAGAAGTATTGACATTTCCAGAGGAGGCATTGCTGCCTGCAACTCTTACCTCTCTTTCTATCTCATCTTTTCCTAATCTAAAATCACTTGACAATAAGGGGTTTCAACAACTCATCTCTCTCAAATGCTTGGAGATTATTTCTTGCTATAAGCTTCAGTGCTTACCAAAAGAAGGCTTGCcaacctctctttcttttctacaTATCCGTCAATGCCCTTTGTTAGAGCAAGATTGTCAAAGAGAGAGGGGGAAGGAGTGGCGTAAGATTGCTCATATTCCCCTCATAGAGATTAACTTTGAAGTGATCACATGAGTTGTGATGGAGAAGTGCTTTTGCATGCCCAGGTACTTGTTCTGCACTAATATTACCATTCTTCTtttgctcaattttttttagggacTCCTGAACTTTTAGGTCAAAATATCCCTTGTCCTTATTCTATAAAGGCATCACACGACTTAAACCACTGAGTCTACATATTATATGTCATGATACCATCATTTTAGTTAACTCTCGTAAATATAGCTGATAGAGAAACTTCAAAATATACATAAGaaagtttagattttttttatttgaaaaattaaaaaataaagctttCTAGTAAAATACTTTCAGCGCACTTATGTAAGAGATGCCATTTTTCAAGAAGCAGCTTTCGATCTCaggaaattaaaaatgaaaaagaaaaagaaaaaaaaaggaatcatTAATTTATGTAACGGTtaccataatttttaaaaacttggtGATTTTCAATCTGGCAATTTCATTGTATATGCTCAgttgtttgccttttcttttgcaGTGTCACTTTCAGAGGTCAATAACTAGTGCTCACACACCCAGCATCAACTTCATGCCACTGCTAACTGCTGATCCTTTTGTATCATGTATAAACTCCTAATTGTCTGGTAGTTTTCAAATTACTGTAAAAGTTCATTCATGTCAAAGAGTCCATTCATGTCAAATTACTGTAAAAGTTTAATCTCAGGAGGACACCAAGGCAGATGAAAGTTAGTGCTGCTTCAGTACCTTCTAGTAGCTGctgaattctctctctctctctctctctctttaacatGTTACCTGTTTCAAAATGATGAAAAGAACTTTGTACAGCTGAAAGTTTTTCTCTATTGCAAACTTCTGAATAGCACAAGgtaaacacacaaacacaagtTTTCTCTATTGCTGAAAAGTATCAATTTCTTGTGCTGTTCTTTTAGTTTTAGCCCAACATCTTAACTAGTTTCTTGCTGTGTTTGCTTTTCAATTCAATAGGGTAGACTATTGGGATATCCCTGGTGCTGAatgttttacctttttttttttttttttttcccttctgattgtaaaggaaattttttaatgtatttttggCTGAATAACCTTTAGTTGAGCAACCATGAAGGGGCATTGATAGTTTTCAGTTATATGGAAAGGGCATTGGTTTCAGGCATGAGTTTTTCAATGGCCAAGCTCAAGCAATGGTAACAAATAGGCCTCATATCTCCCTTACTTATCCTTGATCTATGGAAGTCTTTGTTGAGGTATGATGccaaaggaagaaaggaaaagaatggCGCAAGGTTGCTCAAATCCCCTGCATAAGAATCTAATGAAGTTGTCATATGTGCAAAAACTCTTAGATGAGACCCAATTTTACCGCCACATGAGAGATAGGTAGCAGCATGGTCAATTTTACAGTTCATTGTTTTAGAGTATGACTTTACATTGGATAGAATGACGATAAATAATACACATGGTTGACCCCTTATTAGTATATGAAGGATCCATAGTTGATCCCAAATTTTTAGGACTAAGACCGGATTGTTGTTGCACTTGTTTCATATGATGAACTAGTATCAATTTAatttgttgcttctttttttttaaataaattgcaAGACTTGCATCATTAGGCTCTTAAATTCCTTATATGCTCTCAAGTTACTTAAAAAACCCTTGATCTTGAAGATTTTTGCTTAATGGACTCCTTTGGCTCACATTCTAGCTTGGGGAGGGTCTGCAGCATTATTCAACTCCTACATTTGGAGTTCAGAACTCTGCTAGTGCAGCAAGACAAAAGAAGAGGCAAAAGATGCATAAAGCCTATGAAAATGGAAAGGCAATTAAATGAGACAAcagattctttttctttttttgacagaAGATGCAGTAGGCTGAAGATCTTGGAGACTGAAATATACAGCAATAGCAAATGAGTAAATCTGTAGCTGCAGAAAATTTCACTAATTTTTTCACATAATTGCCTTTGCATTTGTGTTGTGGTGCCGTTCAATTGAGGCAAATATGTGAGTCAGTgtgaaaattttggtaaatttttttgtgtccGTAGCAGGATTGATAGCAAATGTGGCCATGAAGTAGACAGAACATGGAATAAGAaattatttcaagaaaattcacaaaaaatcatatttcaCCAATCAAGTCAACTACCATGAAAATTCTGTTATGAATTATTGCACTTAAGGGCCGTCTCTGCAATtgattaaaaatcaattttttaatccaTGCAGTTGCAATGTTAGGGATTGTTCAAACAAAGATGCATAGAGTATGACAATACAACCCCTTTCTGTAGAAATTtgcaccaaaaaacaaaaaggtttGAGAGTAAGATAGAGGGGTCAATGTTTGCAAATGGTAATGGAAAAATCTCTTGATACTAAGAGTTTCATCAACCTTTTTAcattatcaatgtgtttttgtgttgtgGTGGGTTTAGTAGGGGTTGTTATTCATGGGCAGGGAGTATGCTCCTACCCTCTCACAAACGGGTGGGCCTCATAATGGGTAGGACCCACCCCCTATAAATTCCTTTGTAAATGTGAGGagagtatacaataattttttgtcTAGTAGAGCATTATCTCAAATGCAATATAAGTAAGATGTGAAAAAGTCTGATTTTTTCAAATGTGTTATCTGAATTGAATTGAATGGTAATATAATGACTTGGCTTTCTCTTGAAAAATAGGGTTGGTACTAATGATAAGGGTTTGACTTGTATTACCATAATTTTAAGATATATAAAGGTGCTTCATTGcttctttaaaataattttataatttattataatgataaaatttaggtacaacacttaggtgttgttccttaggtgctgttccttaaATTCTCCTTTTAAGATTCAGTTATATAGTTatacttaactaaaaatacacttctatcccatgagaaaaaaaccatatggctgaatcttaaaaaaagaatttaagtaACAGTACCTAAGTATCGTGCCTATTCTTCACGTAACTTAAAACCAAATTTATATAGTTatacttaactaaaaatacacttccatcccatgagaaaaaaaaccatatggctgaatcttaaaaaaagaatttacgTAACAGTACC
This genomic stretch from Quercus robur chromosome 4, dhQueRobu3.1, whole genome shotgun sequence harbors:
- the LOC126720343 gene encoding putative disease resistance protein At3g14460, giving the protein MAGVFLGEALVSAIIEVVVERVAFPEVLDYFKGRKLDGLLRKLKLVLLSANAVLTDAEEKQITIPAVKEWLDELKDAVYDAEDVLDEIATEALQCKSEVKSQTCTSKVWDLISLSVIPVDKRIKSELKMIIERLEYITKQKGVLGLKEVAGGVPSRQLTTSCPEEYGLYGRDVDKEAIFKLLQSDEASSSNEICVVPIVGMGGIGKTTLARLVYNDNRVKMSFDLKAWVCVSEKFDSLRIAKTILEEVTLSACDIQNLNLLQIKIRETLTGKNFFLVLDDVWNENYIDWDELLRIFRCGARKIQIIVTTRSEKVAAIMHPISTHLLKQLSDEECWWLFAQHAFKNGSSHEYPNLEVIGKRIVQKCKGLPLAVKTLGGLLHSKQEPRQWNKILKSDIWDLPKGESNILPALRLSYHYLPSYLKRCFAYCSIFPKDYKFKKEDLVQLWMAEDLLQQSKGNGRLEEIGEQCFDDLVSRSFFQRSDDNKSVFVMHDLVNDLAKFISGEFCLRLEIEESDEATAKTRHLSYFRAEFDTSKKFEVSYKAKGLRTLLALESSPFSLSQFDYLANTVTHDLLQTFKCARVLSLSGYHNIRELPDSIGNLKHLRYLNLNRTSIKRLPDSICNLYNLQTLLLFRCTFLIELPAKMGKLVNLRHLDIIGTKLKEMPLQMRQLRNLQKLTAFVVGEHSGYSIGELGELRHLSGTLSILNLQEIDCARDAMEAKLKDKKFLSELVLQWGDDSKDSQNERNVLEQFCPHTNLKALTIEHYGGTRFPFWLGDCSFSNMASLNLVNCKYCSLLPPLGQLPALKELSIAGFHEVSHVDREFYGNSSSTVKPFRSLEKLSFAEMPNWQEWLLFEGEDVGGAFSTLQELCIIRCPKLSSSLSNQLPSLTHLTIEECQQLLVSLPLSLAIQELNLKDCSKVLLKELPPKLHSLTIEGCHILQSFVELMISPPRGFLLITLKSLTICGILQLPRGHCYPSLERLRLRGGHDSLWSFPLEFYPKLKFLEMYGCENLESFSVSEGSHLDLTSLTLLEIRNCPNFVSFPNGGLCAPNLTQVTIINCKKLKSLPERMHALLPSLVALRLSRCPELESFPDDGLPSNLKALAICFCDKLFSHRLEWGLQGLHSLRSFHIRTKDTEVLTFPEEALLPATLTSLSISSFPNLKSLDNKGFQQLISLKCLEIISCYKLQCLPKEGLPTSLSFLHIRQCPLLEQDCQRERGKEWRKIAHIPLIEINFEVIT